The Henckelia pumila isolate YLH828 chromosome 2, ASM3356847v2, whole genome shotgun sequence genome includes a window with the following:
- the LOC140878016 gene encoding uncharacterized protein, translating into MAGRGRGRGRENVADMTVDQLSQFITQTVQAAMGQNPPPPPVGQPNPMDAVWKEIRRLGRQVGGRPGHIQRESPFARAILDEELHANFKQPTLGEYDGSLDPEEHLGRFENAALLHRYSDAIKCRVFLTTLVRSAQQWFNLLQPGSIQSFNDFSSTFLHQYASSKRYLKTSLSLFNMKQSEVEPLREYVQRFNTAALEVPAATADTLVNSFTQGLRGGEFFRSLVKKPPLTYDDLLSRAEKYVNLEDGQRQRRHKGTSGSKPSAKVGAKAEGKTKGGRKRVAEEMNRVKGPYPYVPLSVSLEKAMQVCEDRRALVRPRNAEKSPRLPPSDKF; encoded by the coding sequence ATGgcaggaagaggaagaggaaggGGAAGAGAAAATGTGGCGGATATGACTGTAGATCAGCTCAGCCAGTTCATCACTCAAACGGTGCAAGCGGCCATGGGTCAAAATCCACCACCTCCTCCCGTAGGTCAGCCAAACCCAATGGATGCGGTGTGGAAAGAGATCAGGAGACTGGGTCGGCAAGTCGGAGGTCGGCCTGGGCATATACAGAGGGAAAGTCCTTTTGCTCGGGCTATTCTAGATGAAGAACTTCATGCAAATTTTAAGCAGCCTACTTTAGGGGAATATGACGGGAGCTTAGATCCGGAGGAACATTTGGGGAGATTTGAAAATGCAGCCTTGTTGCATAGATATTCAGATGCAATTAAATGTCGGGTCTTCCTCACTACTCTGGTAAGGTCAGCCCAACAATGGTTTAACCTTTTACAGCCTGGTAGTATTCAGAGTTTCAATGACTTCAGCTCAACTTTTCTACACCAATATGCGAGTAGTAAGAGATATTTGAAGACTTCTCTCAGTTTGTTCAATATGAAGCAATCTGAGGTGGAACCGTTGCGGGAGTATGTTCAGCGCTTCAATACAGCAGCTCTGGAAGTACCTGCTGCCACTGCTGACACCTTGGTCAACTCTTTCACTCAAGGGTTGAGAGGAGGAGAGTTTTTCAGATCCTTGGTCAAGAAGCCTCCTTTGACTTATGATGATCTCCTTAGTCGAGCTGAGAAGTACGTGAATTTGGAGGATGGACAGAGGCAGAGGAGACATAAAGGAACGTCTGGGAGTAAGCCCAGTGCCAAGGTGGGAGCAAAGGCAGAGGGGAAGACAAAAGGAGGAAGGAAGAGGGTTGCAGAAGAGATGAACAGGGTCAAAGGACCCTACCCCTATGTACCACTCTCGGTAAGCCTGGAGAAggcaatgcaagtatgtgaggaTAGACGAGCACTTGTGAGGCCTCGTAATGCGGAGAAAAGCCCGCGGTTACCGCCATCTGACAAGTTTTGA